A part of Candidatus Electrothrix aestuarii genomic DNA contains:
- a CDS encoding Gldg family protein encodes MSTLFRIARKEFGAFFSSPVAFIFLGTFLATTLFIFFWVETFFSRNITELRALFEWMPILLIFLVAAITMRMWAEEHRAGTLEFLLTSPVRPVTLVLGKFLACLALISLALLMTLPLAITVSFLGPLDWGPVLGGYLASLFLAAAYISIGLFVSVKSENQIVSLITTSLICGLLYLIGSDTLAAFFGNKGAEILQLLGSGSRFHSITRGVIDLRDLYYYLGIMGVFLCLNIYGLEKIRWAGNPVNSNHRAWQIACGLLIANFLAANLWLAPMGELRSDMTDGDIYSISDATRSYLEQIREPLLIRGYFSAQTHPLLAPLVPRLRDLLEEYAIAGKDKVRVEFIDPADNPDLEQEAGQKYGIRPVPFQTASKYQASVTNSYFDILIRYGDQFETLGFRDLIEVKAQDEQNLDVELRNPEYDITRAIKKVLYSYQAGGDLFSSMKKPVALTGYFSADERLPEELVKVKGDLLELSKELEAESGGRFSATLIDPEANNGAVADQISREYGFRPMAASLFDQNTFWFYMMLQSGDQTVEVPLPEDFEKESLKRAIDAGLKRFATGFTKNIALSVPKSMPPMPQYGIPGGDGPKFDALRELLSQEHTVTDAALEKGQVPGEADILMVAAPQELDEKKLFAVDQFLMQGGTVILAASPYQVDLKGQLSMSEKKTGLEDWLQHNGISIEKQMVLDPQNTPFPVPVQRNLGGFMVRETKLVNYPYFVDIRPDGMNEDSGITSGLQQVTMNWVSPITIDKEKNKGRKVIRLLESTDKSWLSSSTMIQPDFQTNGDLGFAVEGEQGKHLLAAAIEGGFTSYFTGKPSPLLKKDEEEKEPQQTPPGQEEEKKKEELIIRQLDKSPDTARIILFGSNSFLSDTVLGIASSVMRTNYLGPVQLVANTVDWSLEDRGLLSIRGRSHFSRPLNPITKNQQLFWEYLNYGLVLLGLVIIWLLRFRIRKRAEERQLAFLQPETGRVSS; translated from the coding sequence ATGAGCACATTATTTCGCATAGCACGCAAGGAATTCGGGGCCTTTTTCAGCTCTCCGGTGGCCTTTATCTTTCTCGGCACCTTTCTTGCGACAACCTTATTTATTTTCTTCTGGGTGGAGACCTTCTTCTCCCGCAATATTACCGAACTTCGGGCCCTGTTTGAGTGGATGCCCATCCTGCTCATCTTTCTCGTTGCCGCCATTACCATGCGGATGTGGGCAGAAGAGCATCGGGCCGGAACCTTGGAGTTCCTCCTGACCTCGCCGGTCCGACCTGTGACCTTGGTGCTCGGTAAATTCCTGGCCTGTCTGGCCCTGATTTCCCTGGCCCTGCTGATGACCCTGCCCTTGGCAATCACGGTGAGCTTCCTCGGTCCCCTGGATTGGGGCCCGGTGTTGGGCGGGTATCTGGCCTCGCTCTTTCTGGCCGCAGCTTATATCTCTATCGGCTTATTTGTCAGCGTAAAATCTGAGAACCAGATCGTCAGCCTGATCACCACCTCGCTGATCTGCGGTCTGCTCTATCTGATCGGTTCTGATACTTTGGCAGCCTTTTTCGGCAATAAGGGGGCGGAAATCCTCCAGCTACTGGGGAGCGGCTCCCGTTTTCATTCCATTACCCGTGGGGTGATTGATCTGCGTGATCTCTATTATTACCTGGGCATTATGGGTGTTTTTCTCTGCCTGAACATCTACGGCCTGGAAAAGATCCGCTGGGCAGGCAACCCGGTCAATAGCAATCATCGGGCTTGGCAGATTGCCTGCGGTCTGCTCATTGCCAACTTTCTGGCCGCTAATCTCTGGCTGGCCCCTATGGGTGAGTTGCGTTCCGACATGACCGATGGCGATATCTACTCTATCTCCGATGCGACCCGCAGCTATCTGGAGCAGATTCGCGAGCCTCTGCTGATTCGCGGTTATTTTTCCGCCCAGACCCATCCCCTGTTGGCCCCGCTGGTACCCCGTCTGCGTGACCTGCTGGAGGAATATGCCATTGCTGGCAAGGATAAGGTCCGGGTTGAGTTCATTGATCCGGCAGATAACCCGGATTTGGAGCAGGAAGCTGGCCAGAAATACGGCATCCGCCCCGTACCCTTTCAGACGGCCAGCAAGTATCAGGCCTCGGTGACCAACTCCTATTTTGATATCCTGATCCGCTACGGTGATCAGTTCGAGACCTTGGGGTTCCGCGATCTCATCGAGGTCAAGGCCCAGGATGAGCAGAACCTGGATGTAGAACTGCGCAATCCGGAATACGATATCACCCGGGCCATCAAAAAGGTTCTGTACAGCTATCAGGCGGGCGGTGATCTGTTCAGCTCCATGAAAAAACCGGTTGCGTTGACCGGCTATTTTTCCGCAGATGAGCGTTTGCCAGAGGAGCTGGTGAAAGTAAAAGGCGACCTGTTGGAGCTGAGCAAGGAGCTGGAAGCAGAGAGTGGTGGCCGGTTCAGCGCAACCCTTATTGATCCTGAGGCGAATAACGGCGCTGTTGCTGATCAGATCAGCCGGGAATACGGTTTTCGTCCTATGGCGGCCAGTCTCTTTGACCAAAATACCTTCTGGTTCTACATGATGCTGCAAAGTGGCGACCAGACCGTTGAGGTGCCTCTACCTGAAGATTTTGAAAAAGAAAGCCTGAAGCGGGCCATTGATGCGGGTCTGAAGCGTTTTGCCACCGGCTTTACCAAGAATATCGCCCTGAGCGTCCCGAAATCCATGCCGCCCATGCCCCAGTACGGCATTCCCGGTGGCGATGGTCCTAAGTTCGATGCCCTGCGCGAACTGCTCTCCCAGGAGCATACGGTCACGGATGCGGCTCTGGAAAAAGGCCAGGTTCCAGGCGAGGCAGATATCCTGATGGTGGCGGCCCCGCAGGAGCTGGATGAGAAGAAGCTCTTTGCGGTGGATCAGTTCCTGATGCAGGGTGGCACTGTCATTCTGGCGGCCTCACCCTATCAGGTGGATCTCAAAGGCCAGCTCTCCATGAGCGAGAAAAAAACAGGGCTGGAAGATTGGCTGCAACATAACGGCATCAGCATCGAAAAACAGATGGTGCTTGATCCCCAGAATACTCCTTTCCCAGTGCCGGTACAACGCAATCTGGGAGGCTTTATGGTCCGGGAAACCAAGCTGGTCAATTATCCCTATTTTGTTGATATCCGCCCTGACGGCATGAACGAAGATAGTGGCATAACCTCTGGTTTGCAGCAGGTTACCATGAACTGGGTCTCTCCCATCACTATTGATAAGGAGAAGAACAAGGGACGCAAGGTGATTCGCCTGCTGGAAAGCACGGACAAGAGCTGGCTTTCTTCCTCCACCATGATTCAACCTGATTTCCAGACCAACGGGGACTTGGGATTTGCAGTTGAGGGAGAACAGGGCAAACATCTCCTGGCGGCAGCCATTGAAGGTGGTTTTACCTCTTACTTCACCGGCAAACCATCTCCTCTGCTGAAAAAAGATGAGGAGGAAAAAGAGCCGCAACAGACCCCACCAGGACAAGAGGAAGAAAAGAAAAAAGAAGAGCTTATTATTCGCCAATTGGATAAATCCCCGGATACGGCTCGGATCATCCTGTTCGGTTCCAACAGCTTTCTCAGCGATACGGTTTTGGGCATTGCTTCCAGTGTGATGCGGACTAATTACCTGGGACCGGTGCAGCTGGTCGCCAATACCGTGGACTGGTCTCTGGAGGACCGGGGCCTGCTCTCCATTCGCGGCAGAAGTCATTTTTCCCGTCCGCTGAATCCCATCACCAAGAACCAACAGCTTTTCTGGGAGTATCTCAACTACGGTCTTGTGCTGCTTGGTCTGGTCATCATCTGGTTGCTCCGATTTCGCATCCGCAAACGGGCAGAGGAACGGCAACTGGCCTTTTTGCAGCCTGAGACAGGGAGGGTATCATCATGA
- a CDS encoding ATP-binding cassette domain-containing protein, with protein MIKVEHLTRKYGDFTAVDKVSFEIGQGEIVGLLGHNGAGKTTIMKMMTGYLEPTEGSITIDGLDVGKDRRKIQKKIGYLPENCPVYPEMTVLEYLEYSATLHGVATQDRPALIRSAVARTALEAKASKQLSTLSRGYRQRTGVAQAILHKPDILILDEPTNGLDPTQIQHMRTLIADLAKTSTVIVSTHILQEVQAICDRVIIIKDGAMALDAQVDGLQQSSKLLISTDGDADAALEYFQSFAQVASVAATREQQFELELNADADGKATAAALAKAIHEKDWQLFAMHFESRNLETVFAEISERGGAAS; from the coding sequence ATGATTAAAGTTGAACACCTCACCAGAAAATATGGCGACTTTACAGCAGTCGATAAGGTCTCGTTTGAGATAGGCCAGGGTGAAATTGTCGGCCTGCTAGGGCATAACGGTGCGGGCAAGACCACCATTATGAAAATGATGACCGGCTATCTTGAGCCGACTGAGGGGAGCATCACCATTGATGGCCTGGATGTGGGCAAGGATCGTCGCAAAATCCAGAAGAAGATAGGGTATCTCCCGGAAAACTGCCCTGTCTATCCCGAGATGACCGTGCTGGAGTACCTGGAGTACAGTGCGACCCTGCACGGGGTAGCGACCCAGGACCGACCCGCACTGATCCGTTCGGCTGTGGCGCGAACTGCCCTGGAGGCAAAGGCCAGCAAGCAACTTTCCACCCTTTCCCGAGGGTATCGGCAGCGGACCGGTGTGGCCCAGGCCATCCTCCATAAACCGGATATTCTGATTTTGGATGAGCCGACCAACGGGCTTGATCCCACCCAGATTCAGCATATGCGGACCTTAATTGCTGATCTCGCCAAGACCTCGACGGTCATCGTGTCCACCCATATTCTCCAGGAGGTGCAGGCCATCTGTGACCGGGTGATCATTATCAAGGACGGCGCTATGGCCCTGGATGCCCAGGTCGATGGCTTACAACAGAGCTCGAAACTCCTCATCAGCACCGATGGCGACGCAGACGCTGCGCTGGAATACTTTCAATCCTTTGCCCAGGTGGCCTCTGTCGCAGCAACCAGGGAGCAGCAATTCGAGCTGGAATTGAACGCAGATGCAGACGGCAAGGCAACAGCAGCGGCTTTGGCCAAGGCGATTCATGAAAAGGACTGGCAGCTCTTTGCCATGCATTTTGAGTCCCGCAATCTGGAAACGGTCTTTGCCGAGATCAGTGAGAGAGGAGGTGCCGCATCATGA
- a CDS encoding helix-turn-helix transcriptional regulator, which translates to MSRHQTSSSQSTIAINGPKIKELRNANSLTQLYISESLGVTVDTISRWENNRSPNIMVENAQKLAALLEVPIEEISCPGPEISKQKGEAETTSIWTTWLLPTFLLLIFLTIVLYLIINPPRIIIELKDEGLIIKISAVTEKRDKVERNPLRTTEIGTV; encoded by the coding sequence ATGAGTAGACACCAGACCTCATCATCACAGAGCACCATAGCCATCAACGGCCCCAAAATTAAAGAGCTGAGAAATGCCAACAGCTTGACTCAACTTTACATTTCCGAATCTTTGGGCGTTACCGTTGATACTATTTCCCGCTGGGAAAACAATCGTTCTCCCAACATAATGGTAGAAAATGCCCAAAAACTTGCTGCTCTCTTGGAGGTACCAATTGAAGAGATCAGCTGTCCAGGGCCGGAAATAAGCAAGCAAAAGGGGGAGGCAGAAACGACATCCATTTGGACAACATGGTTGTTACCCACGTTTCTTCTTCTGATTTTCCTTACAATTGTTCTCTATCTTATCATCAATCCTCCTCGTATTATCATTGAGCTGAAAGATGAGGGGCTCATCATAAAAATTTCGGCGGTAACAGAGAAAAGAGACAAGGTGGAGAGGAACCCACTAAGAACTACTGAAATCGGCACGGTATGA
- a CDS encoding NAD(P)H-binding protein codes for MTKELHAVTGAFGYSGKSIARKLLQEGHEVMTITNSWKRKNSFGDQIKAYPFHFDEPDKLTESLRGVSVLYNTYWVRFNHKHFTFAEAVRNTETLFKAAKEAGVQRIVHVSITNPSIDSRLEYFSGKARLEQTLMKSGLSYAILRPGVLFGKEDILINNIAWVTRHIPFSLVFGDGAYKLQPIYVDDLAELAVQQGKKTGNAVINAIGPETFTYRKLLESVAEIIGKRRPVIPVPPAIGHWTGWVAGKFLNDVLITRDEIEGLMTNLLYVDTPPTGTTKLSDWARENAVSLGRTYSNELIRRLDRKVEYSV; via the coding sequence ATGACAAAAGAACTCCATGCAGTGACAGGTGCCTTTGGCTATTCCGGCAAAAGTATTGCTCGTAAATTACTTCAGGAAGGGCATGAGGTGATGACCATCACCAATTCCTGGAAGCGAAAGAACTCCTTTGGCGACCAGATTAAGGCCTATCCCTTTCACTTTGATGAGCCGGACAAGCTAACCGAGAGTCTGCGCGGTGTTTCCGTCCTCTATAATACCTACTGGGTACGATTCAATCATAAGCATTTTACCTTTGCTGAGGCTGTCCGTAACACAGAGACGCTATTCAAGGCTGCCAAGGAGGCAGGCGTGCAACGGATCGTCCATGTCAGTATCACCAACCCATCCATAGATTCCCGGCTGGAATACTTCAGCGGCAAGGCCCGGCTGGAACAGACCCTGATGAAAAGCGGGCTCTCCTATGCCATCCTCAGGCCAGGGGTTCTTTTTGGTAAAGAGGATATCCTGATCAATAATATTGCCTGGGTAACGCGCCATATCCCGTTCTCCCTGGTGTTCGGCGATGGAGCGTATAAGCTGCAACCCATCTACGTGGATGATCTGGCAGAACTTGCTGTCCAGCAGGGGAAGAAAACCGGGAATGCCGTTATCAATGCTATAGGTCCTGAAACCTTTACCTATCGCAAGCTGCTTGAGAGCGTTGCCGAGATTATCGGGAAACGCCGCCCGGTCATCCCTGTTCCCCCGGCAATCGGGCATTGGACTGGCTGGGTTGCGGGAAAATTCCTTAACGATGTCCTGATCACCCGTGATGAAATAGAGGGCCTTATGACAAATTTACTTTATGTTGATACACCGCCGACTGGCACAACTAAGTTAAGCGACTGGGCCAGGGAAAACGCAGTGAGCTTGGGCCGGACATACTCGAATGAGCTTATCAGGAGATTGGACAGAAAGGTGGAGTACAGCGTCTGA
- a CDS encoding shikimate kinase, translated as MKRCPSNLILIGMPGSGKSTLGPILAGKLSRPFLDTDQAIEDAQQRTLQEIMNSDGQAIFRRIEEEVLLSLNLHDHVIATGGSAIYSQAGITHLKSNGLAIFLDADLVTLESRVNNFSTRGLVKHPEQSFAQLLDDRLPLYKKHADITVQSAGLTPEQTCGEILAAVLLP; from the coding sequence TGAAACGATGCCCCTCAAACCTTATCCTGATCGGCATGCCTGGCTCGGGGAAAAGCACCCTTGGCCCAATATTGGCGGGAAAATTATCTCGTCCCTTCCTGGATACAGATCAGGCTATTGAGGACGCGCAGCAACGGACCTTGCAGGAGATTATGAACAGCGACGGGCAAGCTATTTTCCGCCGAATCGAAGAAGAGGTCCTGCTCAGTTTGAACCTCCATGATCATGTCATCGCCACAGGGGGAAGCGCCATCTATAGCCAAGCAGGCATAACTCACCTCAAATCCAATGGTCTTGCCATCTTTCTTGATGCGGACCTGGTCACCCTGGAGTCAAGGGTCAATAATTTCAGCACCCGTGGCCTTGTAAAACATCCTGAACAGAGCTTTGCCCAATTGCTCGACGATCGCCTTCCCTTGTATAAAAAGCATGCCGATATCACGGTGCAGAGTGCAGGGTTAACTCCAGAACAAACCTGTGGGGAGATTCTTGCTGCGGTCTTACTGCCGTGA